The genomic segment ACCAATTTTTAGATGCCCAGAGAAGGGAATGACCTGGTAAACAGATGTACAAAGCCAAAAATGATACGTGGCACGGTAAATGCCAAATATCCAAGAATGCattcaaacaaaacaaattgTACAGGTTCTTGATGAGTTcccacaaataaaaaaaaaaaaaaaaaggattcagTATGTAGAAACCAGAATTTCAACTTGgatcaataatcaaataatagATGAAAACCAGCTTTGACAACATAACTGCAAAGTtgcttcatcaaagttgtaattAAGCACTTATTCACATTAAAAGCTGATTACAGCACCAAATTAACAGGTTTTGTTTTTAGACTGACGGAAAGTAAATATACGAACAGATGCAGTTAAGGATCTTTTAGTACAGTTCACAGGAGAAACAAATGTAAActtcccttaaaaaaaaaacagaaacttACCATTTTAGCCTCACTCGGTTTAGCATAAAGCCATTGCGGAGACAGGGGAATGCTTTCCGAAGGGGCTTGATCTGTTACAAAGTCCAGTCAGAAAGACTACACTACCATGCAGTGACAATACAGGAAAGATACTGACCAATCTAATTAAGGTTCTCCAATGGGAATTCGGAGAGGAATGACTAGCATCTAAAGAGCAAGTAAGCCACGCAGAAATCTAAATAAAAAACAAGTATATTACCCTTTGACTCATCGAGCGATCCCATCATCACTTTTTCCTCGTCATTTCCTGCAGAAGACGACAATATTAATTCGCTATATCAATATTCATTTCTATTCAATTCATAACAATGTCTCTTTACACCACGCATATGTCCAAATCAAAAGTTTGACATCCTAGGTCAAATGTCGAAAGATCAAGCAACATGAATTTTAGGCTCGAAAAAATCACCAGCTCTGATCAAACAGAACACACAGAATCCCTGAGAGAAACTGACAAAGCACCAATTCAATTTCTTAAAGAaaggaggagaaaagaaaactgAAAGTTGAGTCTCTTTTTCCGAAAATACAATCCAAGTCTATCATAAATGGAGAATGAAGAGTTAAAATATAAAGACAAATGCTAACGTCTTTACGAATTAGAATAACAACAGAACTCTGCATTTAACAAAAATACGTTGCTGTAGGCTAATACAAAGAGGACAGGATATTTCAGACAAAAAAATAGAGTTTCTAATCGAAGGGTctacctgtacaataataaacaCAAGGTTCCAAAGGGAACAACATAGGAATTCAAAGAGTTAGAAGAGATCTCTCGTTCCTTCCCCTGACTTCACTAATACTTAGACCAAGAAAAATCAACACGAGCAATGACCTCAAAAATATTGATTAATAGTACTCTCAACCAAACGCACTGATCTGAAACCCTAAGAATTACAGTTAAAGTCAAATTAAAGGATAAAAGAAGAAGTCAGATCAATAAACCCTAACTTAACGCGAACCGCAAATTAGGCATATCCGAAAGGATTAATGATCGAAGGCGTACAGAATTAAACAACATTGAgttaaaaagaagaagagtacCTTTTGGAGTCCAAGACTGATCGGACGGCTTGGATGAGAGGAGATCGTCAGGGAGATCGAGCTTGCTTTCAGCCATGGAACGGTAAATGAGTCACCCAACTTCAATGACAAGATCGAAATCACAAGCTCAGCCAAAAGAATCAAAAGCGCTCAGCGAGCACCGGATGCAGATAGCTAAATAAGAGAGATTAAGAAGAGATTGAAAGAGATAGAAGTGAATCGCTGGGGAAAAACCAGAAagatatagagagagagaggggggggagggagagagggagtgcgtgtgtgtgagagagagggagagagagcttAGAGTGAATGGCGATTAGAGAGACAAACAGTTGAACAGTTCGCAGAGAGCTACGATTTTGAGAGAGAGACAGTTCGCtggcttagagagagagagagaaatgagAAAGAATGGTGAATGGGGAAGAAAAGGGTGAGGGGCAAGGGTTTGGGTGGTCAGAACAGCTAAATCAACTAATCAGCCtctgcttttaattgtttgttttcaaaataaaggaaaacagATTTTTAATTGCTGTTGTGTatgaacattttttttaaaatttattattgCCACCAAAACACGTTCAATTTTCCTCAATTAAaggataaaaaattttcatcaacaaCAATAATGTACTCTGCGACCGATCAGACAcacaatttttctttctttctttttctcttttttttttttctctttgtttgcATGACTCCGGTAAATAAATCATTCCAacgaatcttttttttttttggaggtaaGATTCTTTCTTACTAATTGGATACTATATTATATAGCTTTGTTTGGattctagatttttttttttttttttagaaaaattactgtaacgatttaatatatgtgaggtaaaaaaataattaaaaaatatattatcgtAAAAACGTAGCGATTTTTTTTGCTGCTTTCCAAACAAAGCAAATTATTTTCCTCACTATTGAAGAACAAAGAACAGGCGAGTGATTTGACCAATAAAACGATAACCTAAACGTGTCTAGGTTGTTGTACCACAGTAAAAGCAAGTGCAATGCAAAATATTTCAACAACAGAGAAATACACAGCCATAATAAGATTAAGAGTTGAAGTATTAATATGATGCAGTGAAaatgagttgaagttgaatACCAAATCAGCAAGTGTAGTGTAGGGCTGTAGGCTGATGAGACTACTGTTACTGATGATATATGTTTTGATGATCTTCCTCCTCAGTGTAAAACATCAGCATCATCTTTGAATTCGGACGaagattattaatttattagCAGAACAATAATCATTTATGGTAGGTGTTTCTAACAATTTGCTATACACATTTTGtcaaaaatacaaaagaaaaaaaaaatgtttaatttGCTATACGCATGCGTGTTTGTTTTGAATTGCAAAAGGGAGTGCTGCATGACCACTGAGATGTAAATGCGCGAATCTTATCCATTGTGGCGAACTACGTCGCCATGCATTTTTAATTTAACTCCCACACAGAAGAAGCATTTGCTGCTTCAGATGACTTGCAGAAATTGAAAAAGCTCCTTCGACCAAGGGCAAGGAgcagcatcatcatcatcaagttGACCTTGCTATCAAGCAGAGGCTATAGTTAGTTAAAGTTGCCAATCTTCTTGATTTCGTCGTCTGGCTTCGGAACCACTTTGGAACTCTTCATCAACCAATGCCATCTTGTTATTGATTGAACCCGCATTTCTTCTGATAATCTTCTGGTACTTAAACAGTAAGGAGCACCCACACCAACTCATCATTTTCTCATTCTCCTCCATCATCCTCTCTAGCAATCCCCTGTTCCTCTTATTATCATCTACTCTGGAATTTCCTCCTCCATTATCCTCTTCTCCTCCAATGCCAACCTCCATTTGACTCGCCTCCACGCTTTTCTCCACACATTCACTGAAAGCAGGAGTCTTTTCACGCATGTCTTCGACTTCCCCATCATTCTCCATCACTGAATCAAAAACTTGGGCCTCCTTGTCCTCCGTCAGTGATTCGACAACTCGCGCCTCTGAGCTAGCCTTGTTTTCAACAAAATGTCAAGAAGCGTGACTTCGTCAAGACAGGCCTCCCCGTCCACCTTCATTTTCGGATCAATTCCAAACTCCTCCGCATCCTCGACACAGTCCTTGGCCTTCATCTCTGAATCAGCTCTATCGTCATCTCCTCTGTCAACGCCTTGAGCAGATCCATTGTTCTCAAAATCAACAACATCAGAACTTTGAGGAACTTGAACCACAGAAAAATGAACTTTTTGAACCGAATTTCCTACAGCACCATCAGCTAAATCTTGAATCTCAGGAGGTCGACCCTCAGAATTGCTAGAATTTGCACCTGCAGCAGCTACATGTTGAATCACGAGGACCTGATCTCGTGCTTGATGATCCTTCTCCTCCTCAGCTAAGGTATCGGGTTCAGGTTGAATTCGATCGATATCAGCTGATGCAGCAGTAGCAGCAACGGCATCCACTCTTTCTTGCAGGGCAAAAACCTTCCTAATCACGGCCTTCCTAAGATTCCTGACCCCGGAATCCACGGAGAGAACTGAATCCAACACGAAAAGTAGCGCCATTAACATCTCGTTCACCTTCAGCCTCTCCTTTCCATCCTTCTTCCTGAACGCCACCTCGTCGCTCCACCAAATCCTGGCTTCAATCTCATCCACTTCTTTCTTAATTGCCATAATCTTCCTCACATTTTTTCTCGTCAGAAACCCCCTGAAGATCTTCTGAATTATTGATGCTGGCTTGAAGCGGTCCGGGGCGGATTCTGACCTGACAAAGTGGACTGGTATCTGAACCACCTTAGGGGTCATCCTGGTTGCCGTTTTCACCTCCTCAGGGCGGACTGGGATCCCTCTGGCTATGGTGGGTTCGTAGAAATTGCTGGCAGAGGGTTTTGCCCATTGGCTTCTATGAAAGGGAAAATCCATTGTTTGATAGCTTTTCAAAattcccaaaagaaaaaaaaaattgctgccGAAAGTTGAAGACGTGTGGTTTTTTtctgagattaaaaaaaaaagataagtaCTATACTTGGAGATTTTTATCTGTAATATCATGGATTGGGGCAGCTGTGGGTTTATTTTATACTGCTACAAGTCACCATAGGTAGGAATTGGAGGAGGATGCGGGGGCCTGGGAGGAGAGGGAATAGGAGAAGATTTGAAATTCCAGAAGTTTCATTCAGAGATACTCCCCCTCGTTTGTGCCTCTGGTAATTTCTAGATCAATGTGGAGTTTTCTCAATTTCTGATAAATGTGGTGGCTGCACCTGCACTGCACGTGCGCTATTGCatcatatttgatattttacctACGCGGAGGTCCTTCAAGTTTCAGATCAGCTTCTCTTTAAGCTCTGTCAATTTTACATATTTCGGTTTTAAGTCCTGAAACGCTCAATGGCCTTCAAGTTTAACAAGCCTACTAGGAGGTTAGATTGCAGGTTAATAGCAGTTAGTTTTATGAATTTACCAGTGATTTCCATTTGGAAATGATTAACTGAATAGCTAGTCGTAATAGCACTGTGTTTTCTTAAATTACTAcgcatatttttccattttacttCTATATGTTATTGGAAGTCAACTAATAACTTGCACTTTTTACCTCATTACCAATGATTCGATATTTTTTTACTAGCTACTTTTTAAGCTAGATTGGATTTTACTAATCAAtaagttttcattttttttcacgtCATTCACAACTTTACGTTTTTATTAGTAATACGAAATTGGATCTATCTAAAAGGTGTTTATTGAACGTTCATGTAGTTcaggtttgttttttttttttttatgtataaaaaaaaaagtaaagttaATTGGGGAGAATATATAATGCGCGGGAGGATAACAATTATTAGTGCTTGCATTTACATGATAGGTTAAGTATCATTTAGATGTTTTTAAAAAcctatgaaattttcaaaagttattTTATAAGTTGACTTCACTTCTTTGGATTTAGAATGAATAATTCATTTCAAACGGTAATGTCAATTAAATTCTCATACAAAAGCGATCCCCGTTAGTCAAGTTGACTTTTGAtcctagtattttttttttacttttctccATTAAAATGAGACATCAATTTTTACAAGGGGAAAGTTTCAAAGTTAATCCAAGGGTGCCATGATTACTCGAGCACCCAAGGATTGGATTTCTGAGATGTTGTTAATAATTCTTTGTATCTTTAATTTGGCCACTATTAAGTACTATTAACTAAGGTAGTGATAAAAGCTTGTGATTGGGTTGAATTATCAATTATTAGCAAGTTGAGCTGCTTCTTTTTCTTAAACCCCAATTATTAGAGATAAAATGACTGATAGCTTCCTCGTTCTCTGGAGTACGAGTTATTTTAACAAACTTATAATTTGGCGGAGACGGTTAACCCAGTAAATCAGTAACTCTCTCTCAAGGATCCAGAGTCCgcatctctttttctttcatgcCCCTTGCAGATTTCAAGAGACCGTCAAGCGGGCATCTCTTGCAGCTGACTCTACAGAAACATTCAGGGGCAAGGGCAGTTACAAGATGGTCATTCTACTTGGTACGGTGATGCCTGCCCTCTTCATTAGCTCAACAGAAGCATGCTTGGCCATTGAAATGACGTCACTCTGCACattaaagaaattaaattccacTTCAAGGCTATGTTTTATCCAGGTAGAATTCTCAATGTTCAGCATACCATTTAACCAAACATGATAAGCTTTAAACAGCCAAACAATCACAAAGGAAAATGAAGGAGCAGCGCTTTGTCAAATACCTCATCCACCTTAAGTATTTTGCGATCCTTCATGATCCACTCTCCATTGCACATAACGGACTGGATATTCTCAGATCGCATGCAATATACAAGGCTGGAAATGCTGCATAGGATTGAAAAGAGACCAACTTGCGTCATTTCATTAATGTGCTggtacaaagaaagaaaaaggttaATAATACAAAACTATTTCAGCATGGTTCCGCAGGGAAATCTGAGGAAGGTAAAAAGACTCGCTTTCCtgataaatatttattcatCCCAGTAACCAGGACTACCAAGTGCCCATTGAAAATGCATCCATATTGCAAAAGTGTGCTATTTCCTTTCCTCAAGTCCCCTTTCCCCTCTTTGCAAGAACAACTTTAGCCACATCACTATATTCATTTAACCTCATTCTCTACTCTCTGCGGCAATGCTGAGACAAACGTTGGTAAACAAATTTAATAAACAACTCCAGGCTCCTGATACCTCAGATCAGCATGATCGTCAAAGCTCAATTGATAAGATGGGCAACTCTTCTTAATATTTACAATTGAGTGAAACATCTCTACGTAAAATTAACAAGGTCATTTTGATCTAGCAACCAAACATTTCAGGCAGCCAAAGGCAATTTTGCTAGAATTAAAAACTGACAAAGATATTTTGTTCACAAAGGTTTCTTACACTATAAAACATACTTCTGTAATGCATGACAGCAGGAAGATTTACTAGAATCTACATTATAAAAAAATTGACTATATTATCTAAGGCGTACTACAATGGTACATACCAGTCATGAAGAGGTACCATGGACCAAGAGGAAGGATTGATCACAATCATGTCAGCCTGCCAAGTAATGGGAAAAAAACAAGAATGATTGAAAATTAAAAGTAGAGAGAAGATCAacaaaaatgaagggaaaagaaaagcagTGACTAATAACAGGTGATCAGTACCACCAAATATAGCTTATTTCAAGCTACATCTCAATAATATTACAAAATATTGAAGTTTTCTAATAACATTGTATGCAGGAAGTGATAGCATAGCAACAGTTCTTTCTGCATTTATTTCCAGTATACTAGAAAGAAACCAAATTACACTGATATTCCCTTGTCAAATCACATGTTATaacttaaaactaaaaatgaGTATAAAGAAATAACTTGTTGCCGTGCAACGTTATCTGAGAAAAGGATGTGAGCTTCTAATCCACTGATCACATATATGCCCATTAGTAAGACGAGATCAAACCTTCTTTCCAACCTCAAGTGACCCAATTTCTTTGTGCCAGAGAATTGATTTTGCGCCATTGCTTGTCACCATTCTGAGAATTATTTCAGCAGGAAGAGCAGTAGGATCAGTAGTTCCTTTATAAAAGACTTCTCGTCCTTTGTTGATTAGAGAAGCTAGGTACATCTCATCAACTGCACTCCAGTAAAGGGTGATGTTATACATAGAATATGAGTTCAGTTATGCTGACCCTGAAAAAAGATGAGTAATTATGGCACACGTTTATTATTGCTTTGTCAGCAAGCCAGTCATTACTCACTAACATGCACAACAAAAGAGTATTCGTTTCTCTTGCATTTCCAGCAATACTTCTTTGTTTTGTAAACCTTAATTTGGTGCATCAGCAGAAGGACAGGAAACTTTTCACTTTGTATGTTATCAGTTGTTCAATGAAATTCACTCTCATGTCTTTCCTTTCTATCTCTAACTTGAGAATTTAAAGGACATTCAAGTTTCAATTCATAATAGCACCTAGTAGAAATTTTGTAAGCAGTGATAAAAATCTGAGTTAGAGATACTCATAGTAATCTAACAAGAAGGAAGTTGTTGTTTGACAAAAGAAATTTGCTATAATCAAAATGATTAGAGGAGgaggaaaaaaacaaagaaaaagaaaagaagagagtaGCATAAACTCTCTTTAAATGATATAATAGTAGCATAATTCTGTTGATAATGCAGAAATTACCAATACTCATCCTGTTATTTGATGGTGCACCATCTGTTCCCAAGGACACACATACTCCAGCATCAAGCATTTCCCTTATGGGTGCAAATCCAAGCATGCGCATTGCAGCAGCAGGACAATGTGACACTTTAACACTGGCCTTTGATAGGgaagaaatctgaaaaaaaaaatggaaattaccTACCCTACAAGATTAATTAAGAAGGAATGCAAATGTTTGTAGATCTAGAGGCTCACAATCATTACAATATGATAATTGAAGTAGTGGACAGCCATAATATGTCTTGATGAAAGAAGCCAACAACAATGTCAAAAACCATTCGTAAGAGCAAATAATAATGAACATCAAAACAAACACACGTGCCAACCATAGGAATAGGAAGCATACAATGTCTCAAATGGTCATTTCAGGAAAACCGAGTATTTGCATCCCTGTGTCATAGaaggagagaaaaaagaaagaagacaaAAAGGAAATACTGAAAAAACATTTAATCCTATCTATATTGCCCCAACCACCTGAAGTTATGAAGCATCCTCACAAACCCTGCTATAGTCAAGGGCCTACCCATACCAACAAGAGAAAGCTGGAGAGGGAAATTTTGACTGCAGATCACCCTTCAATAAAAGTAGTAAATGACCTTATACTGACAAGACAGTGAAGGATGACCAACTTATTTTCAAGAAGAGCAAATGAAACTGTCCACACTTATTACCTCGCCTGGGTTTACCCAAACAGTATGAGCTGCCAGCAAATTGTCTTCCAGGAACTTGATTTTTTCAAGATATGCAACTGTCCCATGATCAACCCCACGATTGTTTGCCACGTATTGGTTCTCGTAGGGTATCTCTGCAACATGCTAGATGCAAAATGGTGAACCCTTATTTGTCAAAACTCCACATGCTGTAAAATTTACACACAGGTCACGAATAGTAGTAATTTCCAAGATGAGAGACCTGTTGTCGAGAATAGTCAAAACTAAAACGACACTATGATGTTTCATGAATGTCAGATCCCATCTTAGGTTTATTCCTAGTCCCTCACTCctatttttcctctctttcttatTTTGTCTTATTTGACTAATATGACAAGAATTATCTTCACACTGTCCCAAGATGGTTAATT from the Coffea arabica cultivar ET-39 chromosome 11e, Coffea Arabica ET-39 HiFi, whole genome shotgun sequence genome contains:
- the LOC113718659 gene encoding uncharacterized protein yields the protein MILQIKISKYSTYLFFLISEKNHTSSTFGSNFFFLLGILKSYQTMDFPFHRSQWAKPSASNFYEPTIARGIPVRPEEVKTATRMTPKVVQIPVHFVRSESAPDRFKPASIIQKIFRGFLTRKNVRKIMAIKKEVDEIEARIWWSDEVAFRKKDGKERLKVNEMLMALLFVLDSVLSVDSGVRNLRKAVIRKVFALQERVDAVAATAASADIDRIQPEPDTLAEEEKDHQARDQVLVIQHVAAAGANSSNSEGRPPEIQDLADGAVGNSVQKVHFSVVQVPQSSDVVDFENNGSAQGVDRGDDDRADSEMKAKDCVEDAEEFGIDPKMKVDGEACLDEVTLLDILLKTRLAQRRELSNH